A region from the Gossypium hirsutum isolate 1008001.06 chromosome A08, Gossypium_hirsutum_v2.1, whole genome shotgun sequence genome encodes:
- the LOC107926921 gene encoding hydroxymethylglutaryl-CoA synthase — translation MAKNVGVLAMEIYFPPTCVQQEALETRDGASKGKYTIGLGQDCMAFCTEVEDVISMSLTAVTSLLEKYTIDPKQIGRFEVGSETVIDKSKSIKTFLMQIFEKCGNTDIEGVDSTNACYGGTAALFNCVNWVESSSWDGRYGLLVCTDSAVYAEGPARPTGGAAAIAMLIGPDAPIVFESKFRGSHMSHAYDFYKPNLASEYPVVDGKLSQTCYRMALDTCYKYFCYKYEKLEGKQFSISDADHIVFHSPYNKLVQKSFARLLFNDFNDSVDDIAKGKLSPFSNLTGDESYQSRDLEKVSQQVSKSLYDAKVQPTTLIPKQVGNMYTASLYAAFASLIHNKHSELAGKRVILFSYGSGLTSTMFSLRLHEGQHPFCLSNIATVMNVAGKLKWRHEFPPEKFVQTMKLMEHRYGAKDFVTSKDCGLLSPGTYYLTEVDSMYRRFYSKKDGDYTVCENGSLANGH, via the exons GAAGCATTGGAGACTCGTGATGGTGCAAGCAAAGGAAAATACACCATTGGACTTGGACAAGATTGCATGGCCTTTTGTACCGAGGTCGAAGATGTTATCTCAATGAG TTTGACTGCTGTTACTTCACTCCTTGAAAAGTATACGATTGACCCTAAGCAAATTGGCCGTTTCGAAGTTGGGAGTGAGACTGTGATAGACAAGAGCAAGTCCATTAAGACTTTCCTAATGCAAATCTTTGAG AAATGTGGTAACACTGACATTGAAGGGGTGGACTCAACGAATGCTTGTTATGGAGGGACTGCAGCTCTATTCAACTGTGTCAATTGGGTGGAAAGTAGTTCATGGGATGGACGATATGGTCTTCTTGTTTGTACTGACAGTGCG GTCTATGCAGAAGGACCTGCTCGGCCAACTGGAGGAGCAGCTGCAATTGCTATGCTAATAGGGCCTGATGCTCCTATTGTTTTTGAAAGCAAATTTAGGGGCAGTCATATGTCTCATGCCTATGACTTTTACAAACCCAACCTTGCTAGTGAATATCCT GTTGTTGATGGGAAACTTTCTCAAACGTGCTATCGCATGGCTCTTGATACTTGCTATAAGTATTTCTGTTACAA GTATGAGAAACTAGAGGGCAAACAATTTTCCATTTCTGATGCTGACCACATTGTTTTCCATTCTCCATATAACAAG CTTGTGCAGAAAAGCTTTGCTCGTTTGTTGTTCAATGACTTCAATGA TTCTGTTGATGACATTgctaaaggaaaattgagtccattttcaaatttgactggTGATGAAAGCTACCAGAGCAGGGATCTTGAGAAG GTATCCCAACAAGTTTCAAAGTCCCTTTATGATGCAAAGGTGCAACCAACCACCTTGATACCAAAGCAAGTTGGCAATATGTATACCGCATCTCTTTATGCTGCATTCGCATCCCTTATTCACAACAAACATAGTGAATTG GCTGGAAAGCGGGTAATATTGTTCTCGTATGGAAGTGGTCTGACTTCTACAATGTTTTCATTGCGACTCCATGAAGGTCAACATCCCTTTTGCCTATCAAACATTGCAACGGTAATGAATGTTGCTGGGAAATTGAAGTGGAGGCATGAG TTCCCTCCTGAGAAGTTTGTTCAGACAATGAAGCTAATGGAGCATAGATATGGAGCCAAGGATTTTGTGACGAGCAAGGACTGCGGCCTTTTGTCTCCAGGAACATACTACCTCACCGAAGTTGATTCTATGTACCGGAGATTCTATTCAAAGAAGGATGGGGACTATACTGTCTGTGAGAATGGATCCCTTGCTAACGGACATTGA